A stretch of the Papaver somniferum cultivar HN1 chromosome 6, ASM357369v1, whole genome shotgun sequence genome encodes the following:
- the LOC113288586 gene encoding uncharacterized protein LOC113288586, with product MATMCFERAGDPYKEKWAKAAGLRAAANQMGGSNSELARILLTEAAEIFETTGKFEIAAKCFIQLKKFQRAGTLYLKNCAESRLEDAADCFSLAGCWSIAAEVYDRANCLLKCLAVCTKGNLSEAGLQFLEKWKADGIFDAYAAENQGLNDLRQEFLEKCAFHYHQVKDTNNMMKFVRAFNSLNLMWNFLVTHSYVDELVDLEVESGNSMEAANSAKLRGDLLLGAEILEKGGHYEEASKIILLYVLVNSLWITGSKGWPLKKFSNKEELLTKSKLIAKTRNDHFYELICVVASSSSEKDSCLAEMGDCLATSQRLGHLGAEILYLRKILDFHLKVRLDTYEQDEMVVLDCEKHATLMISRNRVSTQTFNLFLEYMEGEDSKHTDVPWFCWNNK from the exons ATGGCGACAATGTGTTTCGAAAGAGCTGGAGatccatacaaagagaaatgGGCAAAAGCTGCTGGACTTAGAGCTGCTGCTAACCAAATGGGTGGTTCAAATTCTGAACTGGCTCGCATTCTTCTGACAGAGGCTGCTGAGATTTTTGAAACAACTGGAAAGTTCGAGATTGCTGCAAAATGCTTTATTCAGTTAAAGAAATTCCAAAGGGCAG GTACGCTTTATCTGAAGAATTGTGCGGAATCAAGGCTAGAGGATGCAGCTGATTGTTTTTCTCTTGCTGGATGCTGGTCTATTGCGGCCGAAGTGTATGATAGGGCCAATTGCTTGTTGAAATGCCTGGCTGTTTGCACCAAGGGAAATCTTTCGGAAGCGGGGCTTCAGTTCTTAGAGAAATGGAAAGCAGATGGAATCTTTGATGCTTACGCAGCTGAAAATCAAGGGCTGAATGATTTGAGACAAGAGTTCCTAGAAAAATGTGCATTTCACTATCATCAAGTGAAAGATACAAATAACATGATGAAGTTTGTTCGAGCCTTTAACTCATTGAACTTGATGTGGAATTTCTTGGTAACTCATAGTTATGTCGATGAGCTCGTGGATTTAGAGGTCGAGTCTGGAAACTCTATGGAGGCTGCCAATTCTGCCAAACTGAGAGGAGATCTTCTTCTTGGGGCAGAAATACTAGAAAAGGGTGGACACTATGAAGAAGCATCAAAGATCATACTTTTGTATGTTCTTGTCAATTCTCTTTGGATAACAGGAAGCAAAGGTTGGCCCTTAAAGAAATTCTCAAACAAAGAGGAACttttaacaaaatcaaaattgatTGCAAAGACCAGAAATGACCACTTTTATGAGTTAATCTGCGTGGTGGCTAGCTCATCATCAGAGAAAGACAGCTGCTTAGCAGAGATGGGAGATTGTTTGGCTACTTCCCAGAGGCTCGGTCATCTTGGAGCAGAAATTTTGTACCTTCGGAAGATACTTGATTTCCATCTTAAGGTAAGGCTGGACACATATGAACAAGATGAAATGGTGGTGTTGGACTGTGAGAAACATGCAACACTTATGATTTCCCGTAATAGGGTCTCTACTCAGACCTTTAATTTATTTCTGGAATACATGGAGGGAGAAGATTCTAAGCATACTGATGTTCCTTGGTTCTGTTGGAACAATAAATGA
- the LOC113291199 gene encoding uncharacterized protein LOC113291199 → MLRLSNNDVIFSIVSILISSRFCILKISEDLFTSLLESLNTLQKSHQLQQLDENGRVVSKEILDKAVKQVIQSHMKTVAERTSASQRTTCPDAATESSTVLALLK, encoded by the exons ATGCTAAGACTTTCTAATAATGATGTAatattttcgattgtatccatCTTAATTTCTTCACGGTTCTGCATTTTGAAAATTTCTGAGGATCTTTTTACGTCACTATTAGAAAGTCTTAACACCTTACAAAAATCACATCAGCTTCAACAA TTAGATGAGAACGGTAGAGTTGTGTCGAAAGAGATTTTAGACAAAGCTGTTAAACAAGTGATTCAGTCTCACATGAAG ACAGTTGCGGAACGAACGAGTGCTTCGCAGAGAACTACATGCCCTGATGCTGCAACTGAATCAAGCACAGTTTTAGCTTTATTGAAATAA
- the LOC113288585 gene encoding uncharacterized protein LOC113288585 → MFGPYSFISTSDGRDEQDNVAHSRRNMVEVAIILKIVRKLFRAWDGAREKLTIGIISPYAAQVAAIQEKLGHRYEQLEYFAVRMKSIDGFQGGEEDIIIISTVRSNSEGSIGFLSNLQRSNVTLTRARRCLWIVGDDTTLFRSGSCWNALVSDAKERHCLFNASEDNNLAKAALKAKKELDQLDDLLNGDSILFKTAKWKVLFSDNFRKSFARLKSIQTQKSVINLLLKLSNGWSPKKVDSICGNSLQLVKQFRVGQLYVISAVDIMKYSSYVQVLKIWDILPVEEMAKLVKRLDSIFSMYTDDFVNRCRERNADGDTEVPVTWESCNGVVRYNTTTEPSKGLSITEFDGRGCLENSKVNESLLLMKFYSLSSGVVSHLLSGSDGGELDLPFEMTDQELEISLFPRSSFILGRSGTGKTTILTMKLFQKEQQHCFSSEGLSESTSSAAASPNNWMREGLGETKGTVLRQMFVTVSPQLCSAIKNQISNLKSFICGKKSSVDNKSSGMHDIDDTAELSSIPDSFIDLPLDCYPLVITFQKFLLMLDGSLENSYFDRFNDVREFCAGNTGITRPFALNAFIRSKEVNYDRFNSLYWPHFNCHLTRKLDSSTVFIEIMSHIKGGLVAGRVPNGKLSRGNYLLLSEGRVSTLSRDLREMIYDIFLDYEKKKLLNGEFDLADLVMDLHQRLKKGSYRGDLMDFVYIDEVQDLTMRQAALFKYICQNFEEGFVCSGDTAQTIARGNLIAICFCSFV, encoded by the exons ATGTTTGGTCCATACTCATTTATAAGCACTTCTGATGGACGAGATGAACAAGACAATGTTGCACATAGCAGAAGAAATATGGTGGAAGTAGCAATTATTTTGAAGATTGTACGGAAGCTTTTTAGAG CATGGGATGGCGCAAGAGAGAAGCTAACTATTGGAATAATATCCCCATATGCTGCTCAAGTAGCTGCCATTCAAGAGAAACTTGGGCACAGATATGAGCAGCTCGAATACTTTGCTGTGAGAATGAAGTCTATTGATGGCTTCCAGGGTGGTGAAGAGGATATCATAATAATCTCTACTGTCAGATCTAACAGTGAAGGATCTATTGGATTCCTTTCTAATCTTCAGCGATCCAACGTTACTTTGACCAGGGCACG GCGCTGTCTTTGGATTGTGGGTGATGATACAACTCTGTTTAGAAGTGGATCTTGCTGGAACGCATTAGTTTCTGATGCCAAAGAACGACATTGTTTGTTTAATGCCAGTGAAGATAACAATCTAGCTAAAGCAGCATTAAAAGCCAAGAAAGAACTTGATCAGTTGGATGACTTACTGAATGGAGACAGCATACTCTTCAAAACCGCAAAGTGGAAG GTTTTGTTTAGTGATAACTTTAGAAAGTCATTCGCGAGATTGAAATCAATTCAGACCCAAAAATCTGTTATCAATTTGTTGCTTAAGCTTTCCAATGGCTGGAGCCCGAAGAAGGTAGACTCTATTTGTGGAAACTCGTTGCAGCTCGTGAAACAGTTTAGGGTTGGACAACTTTATGTTATTTCAGCTGTCGATATTATGAAGTATTCAAGCTATGTCCAAGTCTTGAAGATATGGGATATCTTACCGGTGGAGGAGATGGCAAAACTTGTTAAGCGTCTTGATAGCATCTTTAGTATGTACACGGACGATTTTGTTAACCGCTGTAGAGAGAGAAATGCTGACGG GGATACGGAAGTGCCAGTGACCTGGGAATCATGTAATGGAGTTGTTCGATATAATACAACAACTGAGCCATCTAAAGGGTTGAGTATTACAGAATTTGATGGAAGAGGCTGTCTGGAAAACTCAAAAGTGAATGAGAGTCTACTACTGATGAAATTCTACTCTTTATCATCTGGTGTTGTGAGCCATTTGTTATCTGGAAGTGATGGCGGAGAACTCGATCTTCCTTTTGAAATGACAGATCAGGAATTGGAAATAAGTCTTTTTCCAAGAAGTAGTTTTATTCTCGGAAGATCTGGAACCGGGAAAACTACTATCCTAACCATGAAATTGTTTCAGAAGGAGCAGCAACATTGTTTCTCTTCGGAAGGACTTTCGGAGAGTACAAGTTCTGCGGCTGCTTCTCCAAATAATTGGATGAGAGAGGGTCTTGGAGAGACAAAGGGAACCGTCCTACGGCAAATGTTTGTAACTGTCAGCCCTCAACTATGTTCAGCTATCAAGAATCAGATTTCTAATTTGAAAAG CTTTATCTGCGGGAAGAAATCTTCAGTTGACAATAAGTCATCCGGTATGCATGACATTGATGATACAGCTGAGCTCAGTAGCATCCCCGATTCTTTTATAGACCTGCCACTTGATTGCTACCCACTTGTAATCACCTTTCAGAAGTTCTTACTGATGCTTGATGGAAGTTTGGAGAATTCATATTTTGACAGATTCAATGATGTAAGGGAGTTTTGTGCAGGAAATACCGGAATAACTAGGCCATTTGCCTTAAATGCTTTTATTAGATCAAAGGAGGTTAATTATGACCGGTTTAATTCACTGTACTGGCCCCATTTCAATTGTCACTTGACTAGGAAACTTGACTCTTCAACTGTTTTTATTGAGATAATGTCTCACATAAAAGGTGGGCTGGTTGCTGGTAGAGTTCCTAATGGCAAACTCAGCCGGGGAAATTATTTGTTGCTATCTGAGGGACGGGTTTCCACCTTAAGCAGGGATTTAAGAGAGATGATTTAtgatatttttcttgattatgaGAAGAAGAAGCTGCTGAATGGTGAGTTTGATTTGGCTGATTTAGTCATGGACCTTCATCAACGACTAAAAAAGGGGAGTTATCGCGGTGATCTGATGGATTTTGTTTATATTGATGAGGTCCAAGATCTAACCATGAGACAGGCTGCACTTTTTAAATATATATGCCAAAATTTTGAGGAAGGATTTGTTTGCTCGGGTGATACAGCTCAAACTATTGCTAGGGGTAATTTGATCGCCAtatgtttttgttcttttgtatAA